Sequence from the Rutidosis leptorrhynchoides isolate AG116_Rl617_1_P2 chromosome 3, CSIRO_AGI_Rlap_v1, whole genome shotgun sequence genome:
GGCTCAACTCCCGTCCCTGTGGGTCCAGCACAACAAGTATAGGCTTGCTCCTAAAGTGCCACCTGTCACCAATTGACCTTTTCACAGCCTTGTCAATAATAGACGGGTGGTACACCGAGTACCACGGCATACTATTTCTCATTTCCTCAAATTGACGGTGCATCGCATCAGTGTACTCAATAGACGGGTCCACAATTGGTATCCATACAACCTCATACAAAGCATCCATCCTTGACCCTTGAATGCGCGATTCACTGTAGATTTGCTCGAGGATTGACAGCTCATCACGAGACATGTCTAGCCCCGATATCAGCAATAGCACATTCCTTTTCCTCAGAACTTGTAGGCTAACCTATTGAGTCCAGTTCAAGTATGAAAATAATGATACTGTATATGTAAACactatatatttaaatatgaatTTTTGCGCAAACCCTTTGCTTAGTAGAGCCATCGTATAGTGGCAGTATGTCGTCTCTTGAACTAATCAAAGTTTTTAGGATTTTCATGTTGTCGATATGGATTGTATCGAACAGTTGGTTGAACGAGTTCCTGAATTCTATTTCCTTCCTGTCTCCTGCACCAATCAATCAGGTTCGAACCTCACTAGTTAAACATCTTTGGAACTAAGTATATCTGGCAAAGCAAACCCAAAGTCCTAAAAATGGGTCAAGTGGATTTGTCTAAAACAAACCCGACCCAACCCAACAGACCCGACCTGTTTGACCCATCTAACGATTTCTTACCGttcgacccatgacccatttctACCCAAAACCTGTTCCTGTCTCAACCCAACCAGACCCGTTTTCCAGGTATAAAACCAACTAAGTTACATGTTGGATGCAAATAAAGTTGTTTATATGAAGTCTCATTAACGTACCTAAAACACGGAGACAATCTTCCAACTGTTTCTTGAGAAACTCGAGTAAGTGGTTGATCTTGAGGGTTAAGGTGGAAAGTTCCCATGACTGCAACTCCGTGGACGCTATCCCGTACCTAAAGTCATTAAACCTTGTTAGCAAACAGTCAAAAACACCTTTCATACGTTGTATTATCGTGTTTTAGACGGTAATAAAGTTAAATTTACTCATATCCCATGCTGGTGAGGCTTGAAATCTGCGAAGCACAAGCAATGATCCCCCTAACGTTCCAGTAAACAGCAGTAGGGATCGTATTCAAAGCGCGGGCCATGGCTGGTACTTCAGTAGAAATGTACGCACCCGGGAGCTCCTTAAACTGAATGATGCACTCGGTTAATTCAAGAACCGAATGGATGAGTTTGTTGAGGGCATCAAATCGAGGTTTCAATGAGGCCGAATGCTCCATAATCATCGGAACTTGTTTAAGAATAGCCATTGATTTTGCGAGTTGATTTGACGAGTAAATCTGAGCTAGAAGCCAGAATTCCCCGTAATTTAGAGCAAAAGCTGCGAGGATTAACGCCAGCTTGGCGTCCCAGTGGAAGTTTCCGACCGTGTGAAATAGTGAAAGCGCTGTTGTGTGTCCATCGCCGCCACTTATGCACTTGAACGCCATCTGTAATGAGGAGAATCTTAAGCACATGTCAGTAAATAAGAAAAAATTATAGGTGTAGAGTGTATAGAACGAACCTCACTAGCAAGTTTGTCGATAATATGTGACAATATATTGAGTATCACAACTGTATTCGCTTTGTGAGGTCTTTCCTCGAGTTTGCCAGCTAGATTGTCCACATCTGTATGTGAAGCCTAAAGAAAACCAAAGATCATTTACACAGTGATTACAAGTGGCAATATGGGTAAGTTGTGTAAGGGGTCAACTTTTTGTTACAGGTAGAACGTTGTGGAACCACCTCATCAGATTCGATGAGGTGACATCTATGTGATGCCCATGTGGACGAATATTACCTTTATTGAACTTTTTTTTCAAAATAGAATTCTTTTTCTGCACCAAATTCAAATCAATACCAGTATGGGCAAAGGAAAAAATCGATATTCCCTTTATTAGGAAATTTTAGCTTTTATGTTATCTTTTTGGGCATTTTGAACTTATAGTTCTGATCTAAACTTATGGATAAAACATGATTTAGGAGGTAGTTTATTGTAAAGCAAATATGCCGTGACTTTCAACTCGTTCCCCCTTTAGCTACTTTTTTAAAACACTTTGTTGGCCCTATTGACCAATTTGAAGCAGAACACCACCCAAATAACCCATTTATAGATTAATCATAAATGGGTCACAATTGCCACGTCTATTTGGAATCGAATCTAATATATATTGAGGGTTAAGTGGACTGAATTATGGATAGTAAATGATGATACCGATGAAGTAGGATCAGCATTGATGGTGGCATGTCGTAGGATCTCTTCGACAATATGAACAAGAGGTTTGATATCAACATCGGTGCCATCAGGGAGATGGGTATTGAACACTTGTTGCATGATCACGTTATCATCTGATGCACTAAAGATAGAGTTTCGATCCTGTTGGTGCACCATTGGATTGTGGACGCCACTCAGTGTATCATGTCGCATCATCGGGTTATGTGTCTGGGTATACATTGGTGTATGCATTGGATTCATCGTTGAATTTAGCATTGGGTTGTATTTGGGACCCATGAACTGTTGTTGCTGTTGCTGCATTGGATTATGACCCGTACCCATCAACTGCTGACCCATTTGGTTACTCATAGGATTAATAagttgttgctgctgctgttggTGAGGTAGTTGTTGGTGCATTGGGTTCATTTGGTTCAGTGGGTTCATTTGGGTCAATGGGTTCATTGCTGAGCTGGCACCTGTTAAGGGATTGGTGTTGGTTAATGGATTCGGGCCTGATAAGAGCCGTTTCTCAGGGTTAGATGATGGTAAAGACTTACTGGTGTAATTGGACAGTGATTGGTCCATTTTGAAAGGTGAAGTTGTTAATAAAAACTGCTACTTTGGTTGTGGTCTTGTATAGAGACACCATTGTAGGCCTTAAATACATATTATGGACCGAATAAAGTGGCTAACTGAATCACCTTCTTTGCTTCAATTAGAGTCGAAAGAAGCTAATGTTAATGTGAAGATTAATTTATCCCTTTTTGTGGTCTCTAATCTATTTCTTAATAGTTACCGTTATCTTTTCACTTTTTAGCAATTGGAGTCCAAGAATCAACAACTGGCATCAATGAAATACTATATGAATTCACGTGTTGCATGCAGCCATGTACTGATGTACGTAGTTGTCTTCTGTGCATATACATGTGTACAATTCCAAAAATGTATTCTCTATCGAGTTTCATGATATAATAAAGTAATGTAGGTGTAAGCTATACTTGAAGGTCCTCATTTAGTATTAATACTTGTAGCAACTTGAAACTAATCATGCCAAGATAGCCTAATAGTTAGCGTCATGTCGATCCCCCAATATATACAAGAGGGCTTCAAACTTCACTAGCGTCATAGTTTAGGTTGACCAGGTAAAAAGTCAGAAACGCTTATTGGATAACCTGGTTAAGTCACGTATATTCCCCTGATAATCtgaacagaatttttttttttttatccgtATATCGATTTACATATAGTAAGATAACTATTGTATACAAACCTGGAAAAAGCAGAAAGAAAGATAATGGACCAAGCAACAGAAACATGTCTCTAAGGTATCCTGTGTAAAATTCCTTGCTAAT
This genomic interval carries:
- the LOC139896273 gene encoding protein SIEVE ELEMENT OCCLUSION B-like, with the translated sequence MDQSLSNYTSKSLPSSNPEKRLLSGPNPLTNTNPLTGASSAMNPLTQMNPLNQMNPMHQQLPHQQQQQQLINPMSNQMGQQLMGTGHNPMQQQQQQFMGPKYNPMLNSTMNPMHTPMYTQTHNPMMRHDTLSGVHNPMVHQQDRNSIFSASDDNVIMQQVFNTHLPDGTDVDIKPLVHIVEEILRHATINADPTSSASHTDVDNLAGKLEERPHKANTVVILNILSHIIDKLASEMAFKCISGGDGHTTALSLFHTVGNFHWDAKLALILAAFALNYGEFWLLAQIYSSNQLAKSMAILKQVPMIMEHSASLKPRFDALNKLIHSVLELTECIIQFKELPGAYISTEVPAMARALNTIPTAVYWNVRGIIACASQISSLTSMGYEYGIASTELQSWELSTLTLKINHLLEFLKKQLEDCLRVLGDRKEIEFRNSFNQLFDTIHIDNMKILKTLISSRDDILPLYDGSTKQRVSLQVLRKRNVLLLISGLDMSRDELSILEQIYSESRIQGSRMDALYEVVWIPIVDPSIEYTDAMHRQFEEMRNSMPWYSVYHPSIIDKAVKRSIGDRWHFRSKPILVVLDPQGRELSPNAIHMMWIWGSNAFPFTSAREEALWREETWRLELLVSGMDPTILNWIRDDKYIFLYGGDDIEWIRKFTSKARAMATAARIPLEMVYVGKSKKRESVRRTIATINVEKLSYCWQDTTLIWFFWTRIESMLYSKIQLKRADDQDLIMLQIKKLLSYDKNGPWALLCKGSQILTNGYGSTMLQTPSDFDLWKEHIPTRGFDMSFMDYHDKLHVAANNCSHFEFPIAAGRIPEGMRCPECHRLMEKHIAFNCCHEQTGLIEPY